One genomic segment of Suricata suricatta isolate VVHF042 chromosome 16, meerkat_22Aug2017_6uvM2_HiC, whole genome shotgun sequence includes these proteins:
- the LOC115280321 gene encoding zinc finger protein 850-like, with product MGEKPFRSCVDTASFVKSCGFHDSGKPFTCGEIEKGFLPGLEHLQQGATHTAEKPNRITQCRVTLQSRKSPYTWGDYKKVFGPKHTLSQDQCFVCSECGKTFRYKSSFAIHQRFHTGKSHLEFGECGKSLRQSSTLSQHGKTHSGSRQHKCSKCGKSLSHKSVLIRPQRWHSGENSYVCGECAKAFSQSSVLIPCSVQTGERPYKCGDCAKSFTSISALSYHQRSHTGERPYECSECGKSFISRSDLRYHQRVHSGERPYECSECGKSFITRTALRYHHRVHTGERPYECSECGKSFTRRNNLIIHLRVHSGERPYECSECGKSFTFSSSLRYHHRVHTGERPYECSECGKSFNNRWTLIRHRRIHTGEKPYVCNKCGKSFTCSSTLQYHHRGHLGERPYECSECGRSFTTSSALRYHQRVHTGERPYECNECGKSFISRSDLHYHHRVHSGERPYECSECGKSFIRRNNLILHQRVHTGERPYKCSECGKSFNNRWTLIQHQRVHTGEKPYVCNECGKSFTCSSTLCYHQRVHEGKRPYECSECGKSFTSSSTLRYHQRVHTGERPYKCSECGKSFTFSASLRYHHRVHSGERPYECSECGKSFKDRSQFNKHRRTHTGERPYECSECGKTFSQKSSLSIHQRIHNSERSYECSACGKSFTSISGLGYHHRVHRGEKPYQCSECGKSFTNSSILIRHQRVHTGERPYVCSECGKSFTSSATLSYHQRVHAGKRPYECSECGKSFTSSSTLRYHQRVHAGDRPYGCSECGKSFISSSKLRYHQRVHTGERPYECSECGKSFRDSSQFSQHRRGHTGERPYACSECGKFFTRKSTLSQHQRVHARERP from the coding sequence ATGGGAGAGAAACCATTCAGAAGTTGTGTGGACACGGCCTCTTTCGTGAAGAGCTGTGGATTCCATGATTCAGGAAAGCCCTTTACCTGTGGAGAGATTGAGAAAGGCTTCCTGCCTGGCTTGGAGCATCTGCAGCAAGGGGCCACTCATACTGCGGAAAAGCCAAACAGAATCACCCAGTGCAGGGTAACTTTACAGAGCAGAAAAAGTCCTTACACCTGGGGAGACTACAAGAAAGTCTTTGGTCCCAAACACACGCTTTCTCAGGACCAGTGTTTTGTGTGCAGTGAATGTGGAAAAACATTCAGGTACAAATCTTCATTTGCTATCCACCAGAGATTCCATACTGGAAAAAGTCATCTTGAGTTTGGTGAATGTGGAAAATCCCTTCGGCAAAGCTCAACCCTCAGTCAACATGGAAAGACTCACTCCGGATCCAGGCAACACAAGTGCAGCAAATGTGGGAAATCCTTAAGCCACAAATCCGTCCTCATTCGTCCCCAGCGATGGCACAGTGGAGAAAACAGTTATGTATGTGGTGAATGTGCAAAAGCTTTTAGTCAGAGTTCAGTGTTGATTCCATGTAGCGTTCAAACTGGAGAGAGGCCTTATAAGTGTGGGGACTGTGCAAAATCTTTTacctctatctctgccctcagTTATCATCAGAGATCTCACACAGGGGAAAGGCCTTAtgagtgcagtgaatgtgggaagtCTTTTATCTCTAGGTCTGACCTCCGTTATCATCAGAGAGTTCATTCTGGAGAAAGGCCTTATGAGTGCAGTGAGTGTGGAAAATCCTTTATCACTCGTACTGCTCTCCGTTATCACCACAGAGTTCACACCGGAGAGAGGCCTTATGAGTGCAGtgaatgtggcaagtcctttactcGAAGAAATAACCTAATTATACACCTAAGAGTTCACTCAGGTGAAAGACCTTATGAGTGtagtgaatgtgggaaatcttttaCCTTCAGCTCCAGCCTGCGTTACCACCACagagttcacactggagaaagacCTTATGAGTGtagtgaatgtgggaaatcttttaACAATAGGTGGACACTTATTCGACACCGGAGAATTCACACAGGAGAAAAGCCTTATGTGTGCAATAAATGTGGGAAATCTTTTACCTGTAGCTCCACCCTCCAATATCATCACCGAGGTCACCTCGGAGAGAGGCCTTAtgagtgcagtgaatgtgggagaTCTTTTACTACTAGTTCTGCCCTCCGTTATCACCAGagagttcacactggagaaaggccttatgagtgcaacgaatgtgggaaatcttttaTTTCTAGGTCTGACCTCCATTATCATCATAGAGTTCATTCTGGAGAAAGGCCTTATGAGTGTAGTGAATGTGGGAAATCCTTTATTCGAAGAAATAACCTTATTTTACATCAGAGAGTTCACACAGGAGAAAGGCCTTACAAGTGTAGCgaatgtgggaaatcttttaATAATAGGTGGACTCTGATTCAACACCAGAGAGTTCACACAGGGGAAAAACCATATGTGTGCAACgaatgtgggaaatcttttaCCTGTAGCTCCACACTCTGTTACCACCAAAGAGTTCATGAAGGTAAAAGGCCATAtgagtgcagtgaatgtgggaaatcttttaCCTCCAGTTCTACCCTCCGTTACCATCAGAGAGTTCACACAGGAGAGAGGCCTTACaagtgcagtgaatgtgggaaatcttttaCCTTTAGTGCCAGCCTTCGTTATCATCACCGAGTGCACAGTGGAGAAAGGCCTTATGAGTGCAGTGAGTGTGGAAAATCCTTTAAGGATAGATCACAATTCAATAAACACCGGAGAACTCACACGGGAGAAAGGCCTTAtgagtgcagtgaatgtgggaagaCTTTTAGCCAAAAATCTTCCCTGTCAATACACCAGAGAATTCATAACAGTGAACGGTCTTATGAGTGTAGTGCTTGCGGAAAGTCTTTTACATCTATTTCTGGCCTTGGTTATCATCATAGAGTCCATAGAGGAGAAAAGCCTTATCAGTGCAGTGAGTGTGGGAAATCTTTTACCAACAGCTCTATACTGATTCGACACCAGAGGgttcacactggagaaagacCTTATGTGTGCAGTGAGTGTGGGAAATCTTTTACTAGTAGCGCTACCCTCTCTTATCATCAGAGAGTTCATGCAGGTAAAAGGCCTTAtgagtgcagtgaatgtgggaaatcttttaCTTCCAGTTCCACTCTTCGTTACCATCAGAGAGTTCATGCAGGAGACAGGCCTTATGGGTGtagtgaatgtgggaaatcttttaTCTCTAGCTCCAAGCTACGTTATCATCAGagagttcacactggagaaaggccATACGAGTGCAGCGAATGTGGAAAATCCTTCAGGGATAGTTCCCAGTTCAGTCAACACCGGAGAGGTCACACTGGAGAAAGACCTTATGCCTGCAGCGAATGTGGGAAATTTTTTACACGAAAATCTACACTCTCTCAACATCAGAGAGTTCATGCTAGAGAACGGCCTTAG